The Carassius auratus strain Wakin chromosome 40, ASM336829v1, whole genome shotgun sequence genome has a segment encoding these proteins:
- the hdac12 gene encoding uncharacterized protein hdac12 isoform X1 produces the protein MFHLLCQKSVYRAAIKCKLVEHKETFLKRNPMQETWRRSFNAEHTCLESRALPIVHHVKYICDLPENHRFPMGKFPKVLESLLRDQVITDKQVWAPKIASTELLRRAHTEEYLSNFISGKISEKDQRRTGFMWSSGLVQRCRYETGGTVLAAEIAMQRGLACSTAGGTHHAFPSFGSGFCLLNDLAVAAKHLMSESTSRRRILIVDLDVHQGDGTAFIFKDEPDVFTFSVHCGKNFPVRKQQSDLDVSLEDDTEDKEYLSKVQEHLPWLLERIRPDLVLYDSGVDPHWEDELGRLRLTDEGLYRRDLYVLQTVIKKGIPVATVIGGGYSRDIDRLGRRHSIIHRAASKVWREHGF, from the exons atgtttcatttattatgtCAAAAATCTGTCTATAGAGCAGCTATTAAATGCAAACTTGTGGAACAcaaggaaacatttctgaaaCGAAACCCAATGCAGGAGACATGGAGGAGGTCTTTTAACGCTGAACAT acTTGCCTTGAATCGAGAGCACTTCCTATAGTTCATCACGTCAAGTACATATGTGACCTCCCTGAAAACCACAGGTTTCCCATGGGAAAGTTCCCCAAAGTCCTGGAGAGTCTGCTCAGAGATCAGGTCATAACAGATAAACAG GTGTGGGCCCCTAAGATTGCCTCCACTGAGCTTCTGAGACGTGCGCATACTGAGGAGTACCTGTCCAACTTTATCAGTGGTAAAATTAGTGAGAAAGATCAGAGGCGAACCGGATTCATGTGGAGTTCTGGTTTAGTGCAACGCTGTAGATATGAAACAG GTGGCACAGTGCTGGCAGCAGAGATCGCCATGCAGAGGGGACTGGCATGCAGTACAGCCGGAGGGACCCATCATGCCTTCCCCAGCTTCGGCTCAGGCTTCTGTCTGCTCAATGACCTGGCTGTGGCCGCCAAACACCTGATGAGTGAGTCCACATCCAGGAGAAGGATTCTCATTGTGGATCTGGATGTACATCAG GGTGATGGCACAGCATTCATATTTAAGGATGAACCCGATGTTTTCACCTTCTCGGTGCATTGTGGGAAAAACTTTCCTGTGCGAAAGCAGCAGAGTGACCTGGATGTCAGTTTGGAAGACGACACTGAAGACAAAGAGTATCTTTCCAAAG TCCAGGAACACCTCCCTTGGTTACTGGAGAGAATCCGGCCCGATCTGGTGCTGTATGATTCTGGTGTGGATCCACACTGGGAGGATGAACTTGGAAGACTTCGTCTCACAGATGAAG GACTTTACCGGAGGGATCTTTATGTACTTCAGACAGTCATTAAAAAGGGTATTCCTGTGGCTACTGTTATTGGAGGAGGCTATTCCAGAGATATTGATCGACTGGGGCGCAGGCACTCAATAATTCACAGAGCTGCATCAAAG GTTTGGAGAGAACATGGATTTTAA
- the hdac12 gene encoding uncharacterized protein hdac12 isoform X2 has translation MFHLLCQKSVYRAAIKCKLVEHKETFLKRNPMQETWRRSFNAEHTCLESRALPIVHHVKYICDLPENHRFPMGKFPKVLESLLRDQVWAPKIASTELLRRAHTEEYLSNFISGKISEKDQRRTGFMWSSGLVQRCRYETGGTVLAAEIAMQRGLACSTAGGTHHAFPSFGSGFCLLNDLAVAAKHLMSESTSRRRILIVDLDVHQGDGTAFIFKDEPDVFTFSVHCGKNFPVRKQQSDLDVSLEDDTEDKEYLSKVQEHLPWLLERIRPDLVLYDSGVDPHWEDELGRLRLTDEGLYRRDLYVLQTVIKKGIPVATVIGGGYSRDIDRLGRRHSIIHRAASKVWREHGF, from the exons atgtttcatttattatgtCAAAAATCTGTCTATAGAGCAGCTATTAAATGCAAACTTGTGGAACAcaaggaaacatttctgaaaCGAAACCCAATGCAGGAGACATGGAGGAGGTCTTTTAACGCTGAACAT acTTGCCTTGAATCGAGAGCACTTCCTATAGTTCATCACGTCAAGTACATATGTGACCTCCCTGAAAACCACAGGTTTCCCATGGGAAAGTTCCCCAAAGTCCTGGAGAGTCTGCTCAGAGATCAG GTGTGGGCCCCTAAGATTGCCTCCACTGAGCTTCTGAGACGTGCGCATACTGAGGAGTACCTGTCCAACTTTATCAGTGGTAAAATTAGTGAGAAAGATCAGAGGCGAACCGGATTCATGTGGAGTTCTGGTTTAGTGCAACGCTGTAGATATGAAACAG GTGGCACAGTGCTGGCAGCAGAGATCGCCATGCAGAGGGGACTGGCATGCAGTACAGCCGGAGGGACCCATCATGCCTTCCCCAGCTTCGGCTCAGGCTTCTGTCTGCTCAATGACCTGGCTGTGGCCGCCAAACACCTGATGAGTGAGTCCACATCCAGGAGAAGGATTCTCATTGTGGATCTGGATGTACATCAG GGTGATGGCACAGCATTCATATTTAAGGATGAACCCGATGTTTTCACCTTCTCGGTGCATTGTGGGAAAAACTTTCCTGTGCGAAAGCAGCAGAGTGACCTGGATGTCAGTTTGGAAGACGACACTGAAGACAAAGAGTATCTTTCCAAAG TCCAGGAACACCTCCCTTGGTTACTGGAGAGAATCCGGCCCGATCTGGTGCTGTATGATTCTGGTGTGGATCCACACTGGGAGGATGAACTTGGAAGACTTCGTCTCACAGATGAAG GACTTTACCGGAGGGATCTTTATGTACTTCAGACAGTCATTAAAAAGGGTATTCCTGTGGCTACTGTTATTGGAGGAGGCTATTCCAGAGATATTGATCGACTGGGGCGCAGGCACTCAATAATTCACAGAGCTGCATCAAAG GTTTGGAGAGAACATGGATTTTAA
- the LOC113058660 gene encoding probable tRNA methyltransferase 9B — protein MDEAASQLERDHVHSVYERIAPYFNDSRYKAWPKVKQFLLEQEPGSIVADVGCGDGKYLHINEDIFKLGCDVCRPLVDSAWSRGHEVQLCDGLRLPYRDDCFDAVLSIAVIHHMSTKERRIRAIKEMARTLRVGGRIMIYVWAMEQKRRKFEKQDIFVPWNPNPPLSPALRQRGKGSQSISDGTTSNNKHRKVKSTSSMVDEGDSVGPSKQKQQRFWFFSRSLDSVLDFTSLTMSRSSSNTIQTPVNEAKESRSRRTSSRGLIRQMSSLFSSSSRTSLEEDVFISDPNDQVHKNNNRSSGNGNETSPVELVHDCSSVPLPDLVSYQRDQSTLEGHVEVDGKSSLKEPLQRQDSTVSLLESGELKGKSSEQLKDSCLRYYHVFREGELTQLIQNHVDELHVLHSYLDHANWYVVAEKVQVWKV, from the exons ATGGACGAGGCTGCCAGCCAGCTGGAGAGAGACCATGTTCACAGCGTGTACGAGAGGATCGCACCCTACTTCAACGACAGCCGCTACAAAGCTTGGCCCAAGGTCAAACAGTTCCTGCTAGAGCAGGAGCCCGGCAGCATTGTGGCTGATGTCG gaTGTGGCGATGGCAAATATCTACACATCAATGAGGATATCTTTAAGTTGGGCTGTGACGTGTGTCGGCCGTTGGTGGACTCCGCGTGGAGTCGAGGTCACGAGGTGCAGCTTTGCGATGGCCTGCGTTTGCCCTACAGAGACGACTGTTTTGATGCAGTGCTCTCCATCGCAG TCATCCACCACATGTCCACCAAAGAACGGCGTATCCGAGCAATAAAAGAGATGGCGCGCACCCTGCGTGTAGGAGGCCGGATCATGATTTACGTGTGGGCCATGGAGCAGAAGAGGCGCAAATTTGAGAAGCAAGACATCTTTGTTCCCTGGAACCCCAATCCCCCTTTATCTCCCGCCTTAAGACAGCGAGGCAAAGGATCCCAAAGCATCAGCGATGGCACCACTTCCAACAACAAGCACAGGAAAGTGAAAAGCACATCCTCCATGGTGGACGAGGGTGACTCAGTTGGCCCCAGCAAGCAGAAACAACAGAGGTTTTGGTTCTTCTCCAGATCTTTAGATTCGGTGCTGGACTTCACCAGCCTGACCATGTCCCGTTCCTCTTCCAACACTATACAAACCCCTGTCAATGAAGCGAAGGAAAGCAGAAGCCGGCGAACTAGTAGTAGAGGTCTCATTAGGCAGATGTCCAGCCTTTTTTCATCCTCTTCCAGGACCAGTCTAGAAGAAGACGTCTTCATTTCAGATCCCAATGACCAGGtccataaaaacaacaacagaagttCTGGGAATGGAAATGAGACTTCTCCTGTGGAGCTTGTCCATGATTGTTCCTCAGTACCACTGCCTGACTTGGTGTCCTATCAGAGGGATCAATCAACTCTTGAAGGACATGTGGAGGTAGATGGTAAATCGAGCTTAAAAGAGCCCTTGCAGAGGCAGGATAGCACAGTGTCTCTTTTGGAAAGCGGTGAGTTGAAAGGAAAGAGCAGTGAACAGCTGAAGGACTCTTGTCTGAGGTACTACCACGTATTCAGGGAAGGAGAACTGACACAGTTGATCCAAAACCATGTTGATGAGCTCCATGTTCTGCACTCGTACTTGGACCATGCCAATTGGTACGTGGTGGCTGAGAAGGTCCAAGTCTGGAAGGTTTAA